The following DNA comes from Enterobacter sp. SA187.
TATTTTTGTTATTAATGCGCATGCAAAAAAGATGATATTTTATTCATAAATAGATACCCTGCTATTAATAAGCCAGTGTAGAGAGAAATAATAATAACGCGTAAAATTAGCCCGCTAATGACAGCCATTATTCAAAATAATTGACAGCCAAAGGCAAATTTACCCAAACCCATTCATGAATGTTATACAATGAGTGGTTTCAGGATCACAAAAACGACACAGGACTGGACATGACCGCTTCCGCGCAACAGGCCATCATCACGCTGTATGGCATAAAAAACTGCGACACCGTCAAAAAAGCCCGCCGCTGGCTGGACGATCAGCAGATTGATTACCGCTTCCACGATTACCGCTCTGACGGCCTGGATCTGCCTTTATTACGTACCTTCGTTGACGAACTGGGCTGGGAAGCGCTGCTGAATACCCGCGGCACCACCTGGCGCAGGCTGGACGAAGCACAGCGCGCGGGCATCACCTCTGCCGATGCGGCCATGGCGCTGATGCTTGAAATGCCGGCAATTATTAAACGCCCATTGCTCTGCGCGCCTGGTAAGCCTATGCTGCTGGGTTTCACTGGATCCAGTTACGAGCTGTATTTTAACGAGGTGTAGTCTATGTCATGCCCGGTCATTGAGCTGACGCAACAGCTTATTCGCCGCCCTTCCCTGAGCCCCGATGATGCGGGATGCCAGGCGTTAATGATTGAGCGTCTGCGCGCGATCGGTTTTACCATTGAAACCATGGATTTTGGCGACACGCAAAACTTCTGGGCCTGGCGCGGTCAGGGCGAGACGCTGGCATTCGCCGGTCATACCGATGTGGTCCCTGCCGGGGACGCCGATCGCTGGATCAATCCGCCCTTTGAACCGACGATCCGCGATGGCATGCTGTTCGGACGCGGCGCGGCGGATATGAAAGGATCGCTGGCTGCCATGGTGGTGGCCGCTGAACGTTTTGTGGCGCAGCATCCGAATCATAAAGGCCGCCTGGCGTTTTTGATCACCTCCGATGAAGAAGCCAGCGCCACCAACGGCACGGTAAAGGTCGTGGAAACCTTAATGGCGCGTAATGAGCGTCTTGATTACTGTCTGGTGGGCGAGCCGTCCAGCACCGAAGTGGTAGGCGATGTGGTCAAGAATGGCCGTCGCGGCTCACTGACCTGCAACCTGACCATTCATGGCGTGCAGGGGCATGTGGCCTATCCGCATCTGGCGGATAACCCGGTGCACCGCGCCGCGCCGATGATCGACGAACTGGTCAACATTGAGTGGGATCAGGGCAACGAATTCTTCCCGGCCACCAGCATGCAGATCGCCAATATTCAGGCCGGTACCGGCAGCAATAACGTTATCCCCGGCGATCTCTTTGTGCAGTTCAACTTCCGCTTCAGCACCGAACTGACGGACGAGATGATCAAATCCCGCGTGATGGCGCTGCTGGAAAAACACCAGTTGCGTTATACCATCGACTGGTGGCTCTCCGGTCAGCCGTTCCTGACCGACAGCGGTAAGCTGGTGGATGCGGTAGTGAAGGCGATTGCGCACTATAATGAGATCAAACCGCAGCTGTTAACCACGGGTGGCACGTCCGACGGACGCTTCATTGCCCGCATGGGCGCGCAGGTGGTGGAGCTGGGACCGGTGAATGCGACAATTCATAAAATCAATGAATGTGTTAACGCCGCCGATCTGCAACTGCTCGCCCGCATGTACCAGCGTATTATGGTGCAGCTCGTCGCCTGATAAGCATTACTGAATGAGGATAAGCGCATGGACTGGCTGGCAAAGTACTGGTGGATTTTAGTGTTGGTGTTCCTGGTCGGCGTACTGCTGAATGTGATCAAAGATCTCAAGCGCGTTGACCATAAGAAGTTTCTCGCCAATAAACCCGATCTGCCCCCGCATCGTGATTTTAACGATAAGTGGGACGACGAAGACGACTGGCCGAAAAAGAAATAAGCTGGTTGTTGAAGGTAACGCCCGGCAGCGCGAGCTTGCCGGGCCTGAAGAGAGTGCTTACATAAACTCGACGATATCGTCGTCGTTCGGTTTACCGCCGCTCAGGGCTTCATCAAAATAGTGCTTCGGCACGGTAAAACGCAGGTGATCCAGCGCCAGTTGCAGGCTGCGATCGTCAATGGCGTGTCCCAGCCCGTCCACAATATCGAGCGTCACATCCCCTCCCGCTGCTAAAAGCGCTTCCTGCGCCGCAACCGCATGAGACAGATTAATCACCGGATCGTCTCCGCCGTGGATCAGATGCAAAGTGAGATCGCGATTCACACGGGTCGGCAGACTGGCGTAGCGTCCGTTGAAAGCAATGACCCTTGAGGCCAGGTGCGGCTGCGCTTTCACGCTCTCCAGCGACATGATCGCGCCCTGCGAAAAGCCCACCAGCGCGGTCGCCTGCGGACCAAGGCCGCTCTGTTGCTGCCAGTAACACACGGTATCGACAAACACCGGCATGATGGCGTCGACACGCGCCTGACGGTTCTCTTCCGTCACGTCCTGCACGGAAAACCACTGGCGCGCCGGTGCCGGACCGCAGGCTTCAGCGCCGCCGATGCTGACGATCAGCGCCTCCGGGAAGACGGGTGCGAACAGGCTGGCGACCTGTGCCATGGAAACCGGGTTATCACCGACGCCATGAAAAAACAGCAGCAGTTGTCTGGCCGGGGTCTGCGGGGCTTGTACAACAAAGTGGTCGTGTTTCATGACGGTCTCCTTAAGGCAATACCCTAAGTGTACGCCCTGCGGCCATAATGACCATGCCGGATGACTGAATGAGTCAGTTAAAAAAATTGCAGAGACGTAATGTGATCTTTCAGGGCGTTGCTGCGCGATGCGTCCAGGCTTGTCAGCGCCGCGGCGGTTTGCTGCCGTTGCGCCGCAAGCAGCGCTTTGCGTCCGTGAAGATGCAACCGCACGCAGATTTGCGGCTCATCCAGCCCCGCCGCTAACTGCGCGCGCAGGGCCTCCAGCGGCAGGTCGCAGGCGATAAGCAGCCGCTGCAACGCGCCGGTCGATGCCGACAGCGGGCGATGGGCAAAGGCGAATCCCGCCAGTTCCTGCCAGTCGTCATCGCTCAGCCCCTGGTCAGCGTCTGGCGGCAGATCCAGCGCCTCATCGCGCCAGGGGGCAAGCCAGGGGAGATCCCGCGCCAGCCGCCGCTGTTCAGCCTCCACCAGCGCTCTGCCGCTCTCGGTGAGGGGCAAGAGCGCCATCGCCGTGTAACAGCCGCTGCTGGCTTCGCGGTAGCTGCCCGCGCGCACCAGCTTAAATCCGGCGCGCTGCCAGAAGCGCCACAGCTCGCGGGTATAGCCAAAGCTGACCGACAGATAATCGCAGCCATCACTCTGGTCAAGCGCACGGGCGATCAGCGCCAGGCCGATGCCTTCCCGCTGGCGGTAAGGATGTACGGCGATGCGGCTGATGCGCTGGCCTTTAAAGGTGGCTGCCAGTGGATCGCCGCCGTGCGCCGCCAGCGACTGCGCCACCAGATTGCCGCGCGGACGGCGAAATCCGGCCCACACCGCCTGACTTAACGCCGGAGAGAGACCGCCCTCCTCCACCAGCCACAGCGCCCCCACTGGCGAGGAAGCCGTGCGCGCCTGCCAGAAGCGCTGGCCGGGCGCATCCATCATACGGCGTAAATCCAGCGGCGAAGTGCGGTAATGGGCGCTGACCAGCAGGCGATAAAGCGCGGCTGGCTGCGCGGGATCCTGCTGCCAGCTTGTCTGTGCCAGCGGTGCGATCTGATAATCGCCCTCCGGCACGCGGGTTAAGGTGTCATCCTCAAACAGCAATACCCGGCTGATAAAGGCCTCCAGCGGGCAGCCTGCGGCCCAGCGCAGCGGCGTGCTGAGGGTTTCATGATGCAGACCTGGAAAGCCCGCGCAGAACTTGAGTAAAAAGCCCTGCCCGGTGCCTTCATAGCCCTGTACCGTGGTGGTGAGCAGCACGTGAGAAAATCCGGCGACCAGTTGATGCAGCAGCGGGCCGGGAATGGCGGCGGCTTCATCGACGATCAGCCAACGGGCGTGCGGCGCATCGCCTTCCGCCAGCCGTTGCGCCAGCGCGTCCGGGGCGATGAAGGTGAAACCATCCCCGGCATAGTGCGCCATGACGTCCGTGGCCGCCCGCGTTGGCGCAGTCACGATGGCGTCACCGGCGAGCCGGGCGAGATGCATACCCGCCAGCGCTGATTTACCGCGTCCGCGCGGGGCGGTGACGACGGTAACGGCGGGTGGTTGCGCGGCGAGGCGTTCAAGGATCGCCGCCTGTTCCCGCTCAGGCGCGCCCGTCGCGGGATGCCATGGCGGGCGACGGGAAAAATCGGGCGATGGCAAAGCATGATGCTGCTGCCAGATCAGCACCTCGCTGTCTTCTTCCATGGTGCGGCAGAAGTGGCGGATAAAATTTGGCGTCGGGATGGGGTCGCGGGTATCGCTCCAGCGGGTGGCGTCGGCATCGGGCGTAGCGGCCCAGTCTGCCAGCGGCGGTGTCAGTAATACCAGCCAGCTACCGGCGGTCAGGGTGCCGCTGAGCGCGGCAAAGGCCGCCACGTCAAAAGCGTCGCGGGCATCAAAAATGGCATGGGTGAATTCCCGGCCCAGCAGCCGCTGAAAAGCGCGCGGACTGCTGGCCTGCGGTGCGTCCGCGCTGTCGCTGATCCACAGTACCTCATCGCCCTGTTCGCGGGCAAAGCGCTGCGCCTGTTCAACACACCATGCGCTTTCCCCGGCGATCACCAGCAGGCGGCGAATACCTTCGCGCGCCATGTTTTGTGTCAGTGCGGTTAAGTTCACACGTCAACGCCGGGCATTACAGGCGGTTGCCGAAGGTGTTGCACTGTTTCATGTCGCCGCTGTCGAAACCGCGCTTAAACCAGGTATAACGCTGCTCAGACGTGCCGTGAGTGAAGCTGTCCGGCACCACGTGCCCCTGACTTTGCTGTTGCAGACGGTCGTCGCCAATAGCTTCGGCGGCGTTCAGCGCTTCCTGCAAATCGCCTGCTTCCAGAACGCCCTGCTGCTGCATACTGTGTCCCCAGACCCCGGCATAACAGTCGGCCTGTAACTCCATCAGCACCGACAGCTGGCGTGCCTGCGACGGGGTGGAGTTTTGCTGGAGCTGGCGCACTTTCGGCTCGGTGCCGAGCAGTTTCTGCACGTGGTGACCCACTTCATGAGCGATCACATAACCCTGCGCGAAGTCACCCGCCGCGCCGAGTTTGTTTTTCATTTCATCGTAGAAAGAGAGATCGATATACACCTTGCTGTCCGCCGGACAGTAGAACGGCCCCATCACGGACTGACCGGTGCCGCAACCTGTGGTGGTCTGGTTGCGATACATGACCAGTACCGGTTGCTGATAGGTTTCGCCCATTTTCTGGAAGATTTGTCCCCAGGTTTCTTCAGTGGTGGCGAAGATCACTGAGGTGAATTTTGCGGCTTCGTTTTCCTGCGGCCCGGTGGCCCGCGGCGCGCTTTGCTGCGTGGCTGGCTGTCCGGTCAGCAAACCGGTGAGATCCACGCCGTAGTAGCCTGCGACGACCACCACCAGTAGCAGGATGATCCCGCCCTTGCCTGCCGGTAAGCGTATGCCCCGCCCGCCCATCATCGGGCCGCCGGATTCGTTACGCCTGTCTTCGACATTATTACTTTCCCGTCGCCCTTGCCAACGCATAACCACCTCTGATTTATTCTGGAATTATTCTTAGATCGTAGGCGTTTACAGGCAGGATTTCCATAAGAAAGACGGCACAGAACGCCAGAGGCAGGCAAGTGCCTCTGGCATAACGATGTTGCGGAAGATCAGTCGAGTTTTACGCCGAGACGGTGAGCCACCGCTTCATAGGCTTCGATCAGCCCGCCCAGGCTCTGGCGGAAACGGTCTTTGTCCATTTTATCCAGGGTTTCTTTGTCCCACAGGCGGCTGCCGTCCGGGGAGAATTCATCCCCCAGCACCACTTCGCCTTTGTACAGGCCGAACTCCAGTTTGAAATCGACGAGGATCAGACCCGCATCGTCAAAAAGCTTGAACAGCACGTCGTTGGCTTTGTAGGTCAGCTCTTTCATACGCGCGAGGTTTTCTTTATTCACCCAGCCGAAGGTTTCGCAGTAGGATTCGTTGACCATAGGATCGTGCATGGCATCGTTCTTCAGGAACATATCAAACAGCGGCGGGTTCAGTTCGATACCCTCTTCAATGCCCAAACGCTTAACCAGCGACCCTGCGGCGCGGTTACGTACCACGCACTCTACCGGCACCATGTCGAGCTTTTTAACCAGGCATTCGGTATCGGAGAGCAGCGCTTCCATCTGAGTGGGGATGCCCGCCTCTTCCAGTTTGCTCATAATGAAATGGTTGAATTTGTTATTCACCATGCCTTTACGGTCGAACTGTTCAATGCGCGCGCCGTCCCCTGCTGACGTATCATTGCGGAATTCGAGCACCAACAGGTCCGGGTTATCCGTGCTGTAAACGGTTTTCGCTTTGCCACGATACAACTCAGCTTTCTTTTGCATCTTTGTTACTCCAGGTATGATGATTTAGAGACTAAATTCTGCTTTCCGGCCCGACGCAAACGTGTGCGTCAATGGCGATAAAAAAGGCCGGACAACTCCGGCCTTCTTTTTTACTTGCTGAATGCGGCCTGGAATACGGCTACCAGGGCGTCATTCTGGGACTGCGTCAGCGTATGACCTTTCGGATCGATGAACTGCAGGCTGCTGCGGTTATCGAGGTCGCCTACCTGCAACTTATAATCGCCGGATGACAGGCCCGGATCGCGCGCGCCAAGTTCCTGCCAGTCGCTGTCGGACAGCGGCTTGTAGGTCACCGCCACGCTGCCCGTTGAACGGGTGCTGTCGGTCACTTTCATGCCCACTTTTTCCAGCACGCCCGGCAGACGTTGCCATACGGTGTTGAACGGACCGCGCACCACCAGCATCGGCAGACCGGTGTCATCGGCAGCGCTCTGCACGTCCAGCGTGGCGTCCGTACGGCTCTGCGAGGCGTTAGACGCTGCGGTGGCGTTTTTATCAAGACCTGCGGAGATGACGTTCAGCATTTCGGTGCTGTAGCGTTGCAGCGACGCGATGTCGGCAACCGGTTTACCCGCCTGCTCCAGATTCACCAGCTTCACCATCACCGCCTGCTGATAGCCCTGCTGTTTAACCGAGATTTGATAACGGCCGCGGTATTGCTGGTCTTCATCCAGACGGTTCCAGTCCACCCAACCGGTGGTCAGCGACTGGCTGGCGTCGTCACGTTTCTCAATGGCGTAGTTATTCGCCTGAAGTATGCTAACTACCTGTGACCAGACGTTATTGTTACGGCCGTTTTCCACCAGCAGCGTGGCGGTGTCGCCGGTGAACTGGGTACGGGTACCCGTCGCCAGCGCCAGCGGCTGTGCAGGCGGACGAATGTCCAGCGCCTTACCGACAGCGCCGCTGCCGTTGGTCACCGGGACGTGGTAGTCGCCATTTTCTACCGGCAGGATCATGCCGGCAGGCGCGTGAAGTTCAGCAAGCGGCGCGGCATCCAGATAGGATTCATCACCACTCACCTGGCGCTTGTATCGCGAGTCCGAATTACAGGCGGCGAGTAACATCACCAGCGAAACACCCGCAACCTTCGCCAGGCGCGACTTCTGTACTGAATAAGCCATCAAATCTCCCTAAACTTTACAGCAAACCGGCATGCTTGAGCGCCGCGGCAACGACTTCACGACCGTGGTCGGTGATCGGCGTCATCGGCAGGCGCAGCGTATCGGTCGCTACAAGCCCCAGTTCCTTACATGCCCATTTGACCGGGACAGGATTGGGTTCGACAAATAGTTTGTTATGTAATGGCATCAGACGCTGGTTGATTACGCGCGCTTCGCGGTAATGCCCCTCAGCTGCCAGCCTGCACATTTCAGCCATTTCACGTGCTGCCACGTTTGTTGTCACGGAAATCACGCCGTGACCACCGAGCTGCATAAAGTCCAGCGCGGTCGCATCATCGCCGCTCAGCAGAATAAAGTCATCTGAAACCAGCTCTTTGATCTGGTGAACGCGACTTAAGTTCCCGGTCGCCTCTTTAATTGCGACAATATTTTTAACTTTCGAGAGGCGTCCTACGGTTTCAGGCAGCATATCGCAACCGGTACGCGAAGGCACATTATACAGGATTTGCGGCAGGTCAGTATGTTCAGCGATGGCTTTGAAGTGCTGGAACAGCCCTTCCTGCGTAGGACGGTTGTAGTACGGGGTCACCGTCAGGCAGCCGACAATGCCGCTGTCGTTAAAACGCTGCGTTAGGCTGATGGCCTCGGCGGTGGCGTTTGCACCGGTACCGGCGATCACCGGGATGCGCCCGTCAGCCAGGTCCAGCGTCATCATCACCACGTCGCCATGTTCATCGTGGCTCAGCGTGGCGGACTCACCGGTGGTTCCTACCGAGACGATCGCTGAGGTTCCGTTAGCGACGTGATAATCAATCAGTTTCTTCAGGCTTGACCGGCAGATATTACCTTTTTCATCCATCGGCGTGATAAGCGCGACAATACTTCCCGTGAACATGGGCCATCCTCTGTGCAAACAAGAGCCTCAATGGTACGTTTGGAACTGTAATAAAAGCAAGCGACGAGAGGCCTTCAGGCGGTTGTATGGAGGTTTTTTTTATGCTTTCCTTAGGATTACCTCACCGCTTACAGGAAGAACAGGTTTGACACCGTCATCACAACATTATCTGGTAATCACAGCGCTTGGTGTCGACAGGCCTGGTATTGTGAACACGATCACCCGTCACGTGAGCAGCTGCGGCTGTAATATTGAAGACAGCCGGCTGGCCATGCTGGGTGAGGAATTTACCTTTATTATGCTGCTTTCCGGCTCGTGGAATGCGATTACCCTGATTGAATCCACCCTCCCCTTAAAGGGCGCCGAGCTGGATTTGCTGATCGTGATGAAGCGCACCACCGCGCGCCCCGGTACGGCGATGCCCGCCACCGTCTGGGTTCAGGTCGATGTGCCTGATTCGCCGCATCTTATCGAACGGTTCACCGCCCTGTTCGACGCGCACCATATGAACATCGCGGAGCTGGTTTCCCGCACGCAGCCCGCCCAGGGCGATGCTGCCGCGCAGCTCTTTATCCAGATCACCGCCCACAGTCCCGCTTCGCAGAATGCCTCAATTATCGAGCAAGCGTTCAAAGCACTATGTACAGAACTGAACGCACAAGGCAGTATTAACGTCGTCAACTATTCTCAAACTGATGAACACGATGGAGTGAAGTAATGAATCCACTGAAAGCCGGTGATCCTGCACCGACATTTAGCTTGTCGGATCAAGATGGCGAACAAGTTAATTTGGCCGACTTCCAGGGACAGCGCGTTCTGGTCTACTTCTATCCGAAGGCGATGACCCCCGGCTGTACCGTTCAGGCTTGCGGCTTACGCGATAACATGGACGATCTGAAAAAAGCGGGCGTGGAAGTGCTGGGGATCAGCACCGACAAACCGGAAAAACTGTCCCGCTTCGCCGAAAAAGAGTTGCTGAACTTTACGCTGCTCTCAGACGAAGATCATAAGGTCTGCGAGGCCTTTGGCGTCTGGGGTGAGAAGTCATTCATGGGGAAAACTTACGACGGTATTCACCGTATCAGTTTTCTGATCGATGCCAACGGCGTCGTTGAACATGTATTTGACGATTTTAAGACCAGCAATCACCACGATATCGTGCTGAACTGGATTAAAACTCATAGCTGATTATTTGCCCGGCGGCGCTTGCCGGGCCTGCAGGTCGCAACGACTACAGGCCGGGTGAGGCGTCTGCCGTCACCCGGCAATATTACTCTTCGACGGCGGGCACATCCGGCCACGCATGCACCACCGCTTTGATTAACGTCGCCAGCGGAATGGCGAAGAACACGCCCCAGAATCCCCACAGCCCGCCAAAAATCACCACCGACAGGATGATCACCAGCGGATGTAAGTTCACCGCTTCCGAGAACAGCACCGGCACCAGCAGGTTACCGTCCAGCCCCTGAATAATGAGATAGACCGCGAAGCAGCTCCAGAACTCGGTGCCAAGCCCGAACTGGAACAGCGCCACGCCGATCACCGGAATGGTCACCACAAACGCGCCGATATAAGGGATCAGCACCGAGAATCCCACCAGCACCGCCAGCAGCAGCGAATAATTCAGGCCGAACAGGATAAAGCCCAGCCAGGTGGCGACGCCGACAACGACCATCTCCAGCACTTTGCCGCGAATATAGTTGGTGATTTGCTGGTTCATCTCGATCCAGACCTGCCCCGCCAGCCCGCGGTTGCGCGGCAGTACGCGGCGCACGGCATTGAGCATCTGCTCTTTATCTTTCACAAGGAAGAAGACCATCAGCGGCACCAGCACCAGATACACCGCCAGCGTCAGCAGCCCCACCAGCGAGGCCAGCGAATATTTCACCACCGAGTCGCCCAGCGTCAGCATGCGGGTGCGCATGTTTTCCGCCATCGCGTCGATGATGCCCGCATCCATCAGCGCCGGATAACGACGGGGTAGCGTGGCGGCGTAGTCGGATAATTTATTGAGCATACCCGGCATATCGCGGATGAGGTTGATCCCCTGCTGCCAGGCTATCGGCATCACCACCAGCGCCATCAGCAGCAGAATACCGACAAACAGCACTAATACGATGCTTGCGGCCCAGCGTCGTGAGCAGCCGATGTGCTGGAGGCGGGCGGTCGGCCATTCCAGCAGGTAGGCCAGCACGATCGCCACCAGCAGGGGCGCTAATAAGCCGCTAAAAAAGAAGAGGATGGTAAAGCCCGCGACCAAAATGACCAGCAGCGCAATCGCCTCCGGATCGCTGAAGCGACGGCGATACCACTGCATTAACATTTCGAGCATATAATTCTTTCCCTGGAGAGTCTTCGTCAAAACGACGTCGTGCGATTGTAGCGAAATGACACTAAAAAGACTTCGCTTTTTGTCGCCGGAACAGGAAACTATGCCCCGGCTTGCTAAGATAATCCTGATGCCCGCTGTGCTGTTTTGCACCTTTTGCGATCATGGAACGATAACGGGTATTGCAGGTCAAACGGTCAAACCCAGATAAAGGATTGAGGTTATGTTCAGGCAGTTTAAAAAGACCCTTGCCGCCACGTTGATTGCGGCGCTGACGCTAAGCCCCGCCGCTCCGGCGCTGGCCGATTCCGTGGACAGCTTACCGGATATGGGCACCTCCGCAGGAAGCACATTATCTATTGGTCAGGAAATGCAGATGGGCGACTATTATGTCCGCCAGCTGCGCGGCAGCGCGCCGCTCATCAGCGATCCTTTGCTGGTGCAGTACATTAATTCCCTGGGGTTGCGTCTGGTTTCCCACGCTAATTCGGTGAAAACGCCCTTTCATTTTTACCTGATCAATAACGACGAAATTAACGCCTTCGCCTTCTTTGGCGGCAACGTGGTGCTGCATTCGGCGCTGTTCCGCTACGCCGATAACGAAAGCCAGCTGGCCTCGGTGATGGCGCACGAAATTTCTCACGTTACCCAGCGCCACCTGGCGCGGGCAATGGAAGATCAGAAAAACAGCGCGCCCCTGACATGGGCCGGCGCATTAGGCTCAATTCTGCTGGCGATGGCCAGCCCGCAGGCGGGAATGGCGGCGCTGACCGGTACGCTCGCCGGTACCCGCCAGGGCATGATCAGCTTTACCCAGCAAAACGAGCAGGAAGCGGATCGCATCGGTATTCAGGTATTGCAACGCGCAGGTTTCGATCCGCAGGCGATGCCGGGGTTCCTGGAAAAACTGCTCGATCAGGCTCGCTACTCCTCCCGCCCGCCGGAGATCCTGCTGACGCACCCCTTACCGGAAAGCCGTCTCTCGGACGCCCGCAACCGCGCCAACCAGATGCCAGCGGTGGTGGCGCAATCGTCGGAAGATTTTTACCTGGCGAAAGCCCGCGCCCTGGGAATGTATAATTCCGGCCGCAATCAGCTGACCGGCGAGCAGCTGGATAGCTGGTCGAAAGGCAACGTGCGTGAACAGCGTGCGGCCCAATATGGCCGGGCACTCCAGGCAATGGAGGCCGGCAAATTCGCCGAGGCCAGCCAGGCGCTGCAATCCTTATTG
Coding sequences within:
- the bcp gene encoding thioredoxin-dependent thiol peroxidase; protein product: MNPLKAGDPAPTFSLSDQDGEQVNLADFQGQRVLVYFYPKAMTPGCTVQACGLRDNMDDLKKAGVEVLGISTDKPEKLSRFAEKELLNFTLLSDEDHKVCEAFGVWGEKSFMGKTYDGIHRISFLIDANGVVEHVFDDFKTSNHHDIVLNWIKTHS
- the bamC gene encoding outer membrane protein assembly factor BamC, with the translated sequence MAYSVQKSRLAKVAGVSLVMLLAACNSDSRYKRQVSGDESYLDAAPLAELHAPAGMILPVENGDYHVPVTNGSGAVGKALDIRPPAQPLALATGTRTQFTGDTATLLVENGRNNNVWSQVVSILQANNYAIEKRDDASQSLTTGWVDWNRLDEDQQYRGRYQISVKQQGYQQAVMVKLVNLEQAGKPVADIASLQRYSTEMLNVISAGLDKNATAASNASQSRTDATLDVQSAADDTGLPMLVVRGPFNTVWQRLPGVLEKVGMKVTDSTRSTGSVAVTYKPLSDSDWQELGARDPGLSSGDYKLQVGDLDNRSSLQFIDPKGHTLTQSQNDALVAVFQAAFSK
- a CDS encoding YpfN family protein; its protein translation is MDWLAKYWWILVLVFLVGVLLNVIKDLKRVDHKKFLANKPDLPPHRDFNDKWDDEDDWPKKK
- a CDS encoding ArsC family reductase — protein: MITLYGIKNCDTVKKARRWLDDQQIDYRFHDYRSDGLDLPLLRTFVDELGWEALLNTRGTTWRRLDEAQRAGITSADAAMALMLEMPAIIKRPLLCAPGKPMLLGFTGSSYELYFNEV
- the ypfJ gene encoding KPN_02809 family neutral zinc metallopeptidase, with protein sequence MRWQGRRESNNVEDRRNESGGPMMGGRGIRLPAGKGGIILLLVVVVAGYYGVDLTGLLTGQPATQQSAPRATGPQENEAAKFTSVIFATTEETWGQIFQKMGETYQQPVLVMYRNQTTTGCGTGQSVMGPFYCPADSKVYIDLSFYDEMKNKLGAAGDFAQGYVIAHEVGHHVQKLLGTEPKVRQLQQNSTPSQARQLSVLMELQADCYAGVWGHSMQQQGVLEAGDLQEALNAAEAIGDDRLQQQSQGHVVPDSFTHGTSEQRYTWFKRGFDSGDMKQCNTFGNRL
- a CDS encoding tRNA(Met) cytidine acetyltransferase TmcA; translated protein: MAREGIRRLLVIAGESAWCVEQAQRFAREQGDEVLWISDSADAPQASSPRAFQRLLGREFTHAIFDARDAFDVAAFAALSGTLTAGSWLVLLTPPLADWAATPDADATRWSDTRDPIPTPNFIRHFCRTMEEDSEVLIWQQHHALPSPDFSRRPPWHPATGAPEREQAAILERLAAQPPAVTVVTAPRGRGKSALAGMHLARLAGDAIVTAPTRAATDVMAHYAGDGFTFIAPDALAQRLAEGDAPHARWLIVDEAAAIPGPLLHQLVAGFSHVLLTTTVQGYEGTGQGFLLKFCAGFPGLHHETLSTPLRWAAGCPLEAFISRVLLFEDDTLTRVPEGDYQIAPLAQTSWQQDPAQPAALYRLLVSAHYRTSPLDLRRMMDAPGQRFWQARTASSPVGALWLVEEGGLSPALSQAVWAGFRRPRGNLVAQSLAAHGGDPLAATFKGQRISRIAVHPYRQREGIGLALIARALDQSDGCDYLSVSFGYTRELWRFWQRAGFKLVRAGSYREASSGCYTAMALLPLTESGRALVEAEQRRLARDLPWLAPWRDEALDLPPDADQGLSDDDWQELAGFAFAHRPLSASTGALQRLLIACDLPLEALRAQLAAGLDEPQICVRLHLHGRKALLAAQRQQTAAALTSLDASRSNALKDHITSLQFF
- the ypfH gene encoding esterase, with the protein product MKHDHFVVQAPQTPARQLLLFFHGVGDNPVSMAQVASLFAPVFPEALIVSIGGAEACGPAPARQWFSVQDVTEENRQARVDAIMPVFVDTVCYWQQQSGLGPQATALVGFSQGAIMSLESVKAQPHLASRVIAFNGRYASLPTRVNRDLTLHLIHGGDDPVINLSHAVAAQEALLAAGGDVTLDIVDGLGHAIDDRSLQLALDHLRFTVPKHYFDEALSGGKPNDDDIVEFM
- a CDS encoding glycine cleavage system transcriptional repressor; this encodes MTPSSQHYLVITALGVDRPGIVNTITRHVSSCGCNIEDSRLAMLGEEFTFIMLLSGSWNAITLIESTLPLKGAELDLLIVMKRTTARPGTAMPATVWVQVDVPDSPHLIERFTALFDAHHMNIAELVSRTQPAQGDAAAQLFIQITAHSPASQNASIIEQAFKALCTELNAQGSINVVNYSQTDEHDGVK
- the dapE gene encoding succinyl-diaminopimelate desuccinylase, whose product is MSCPVIELTQQLIRRPSLSPDDAGCQALMIERLRAIGFTIETMDFGDTQNFWAWRGQGETLAFAGHTDVVPAGDADRWINPPFEPTIRDGMLFGRGAADMKGSLAAMVVAAERFVAQHPNHKGRLAFLITSDEEASATNGTVKVVETLMARNERLDYCLVGEPSSTEVVGDVVKNGRRGSLTCNLTIHGVQGHVAYPHLADNPVHRAAPMIDELVNIEWDQGNEFFPATSMQIANIQAGTGSNNVIPGDLFVQFNFRFSTELTDEMIKSRVMALLEKHQLRYTIDWWLSGQPFLTDSGKLVDAVVKAIAHYNEIKPQLLTTGGTSDGRFIARMGAQVVELGPVNATIHKINECVNAADLQLLARMYQRIMVQLVA
- the dapA gene encoding 4-hydroxy-tetrahydrodipicolinate synthase; its protein translation is MFTGSIVALITPMDEKGNICRSSLKKLIDYHVANGTSAIVSVGTTGESATLSHDEHGDVVMMTLDLADGRIPVIAGTGANATAEAISLTQRFNDSGIVGCLTVTPYYNRPTQEGLFQHFKAIAEHTDLPQILYNVPSRTGCDMLPETVGRLSKVKNIVAIKEATGNLSRVHQIKELVSDDFILLSGDDATALDFMQLGGHGVISVTTNVAAREMAEMCRLAAEGHYREARVINQRLMPLHNKLFVEPNPVPVKWACKELGLVATDTLRLPMTPITDHGREVVAAALKHAGLL
- the purC gene encoding phosphoribosylaminoimidazolesuccinocarboxamide synthase encodes the protein MQKKAELYRGKAKTVYSTDNPDLLVLEFRNDTSAGDGARIEQFDRKGMVNNKFNHFIMSKLEEAGIPTQMEALLSDTECLVKKLDMVPVECVVRNRAAGSLVKRLGIEEGIELNPPLFDMFLKNDAMHDPMVNESYCETFGWVNKENLARMKELTYKANDVLFKLFDDAGLILVDFKLEFGLYKGEVVLGDEFSPDGSRLWDKETLDKMDKDRFRQSLGGLIEAYEAVAHRLGVKLD